A window of the Archocentrus centrarchus isolate MPI-CPG fArcCen1 chromosome 17, fArcCen1, whole genome shotgun sequence genome harbors these coding sequences:
- the LOC115795242 gene encoding zinc finger protein 32-like isoform X1, translating into MPSVQYLREFINERLTAAAEEIFTEFEKTIVQYEEEIDRQRRLLDITWKPEIKLHRTDPPQQHVSKEGEVLTEQQLWNQERSSSLDQEETEPPQIKEEEEELSSNQEGELLALKEESDTFMVTAAEERDHSEPPPDREQLLSHSSPEIESRDLEETMYKDSESTGIAAQMPNEKPYVCEICGKRFRQNNHLSVHIRTHTGEKPHPCETCGKSFSQLSNLYRHRRTHTGEKTYFCRTCGKSFSRHDSLSVHIRTHTGEKPYSCEICRKSFSTNSNFSIHMRIHRGEKLYLCQMCGKSFSHSSNLLVHMRTHRDEKMKSSNTSGGKIM; encoded by the exons ATGCCTTCAGTTCAGTATCTGAGAGAGTTTATCAACGAGCggctaactgctgctgctgaagaaatATTCACAGAGTTTGAAAAAACCATCGTCCAGTACGAGGAAGAGATCGACCGTCAGCGCAGACTGCTGGATATCACCTGGAAACCCGAAATAAAGCTGCACAGGACAG ACCCCCCACAGCAGCATGTCAGTAAGGAGGGGGAGGTTCtcactgagcagcagctctggaaCCAGGAGAGGAGCTCCAGTCTGGACCAGGAGGAAACAGAAcctccacagattaaagaggaagaggaggagctgtCTAGTAATCAGGAGGGAGAGCTGCTTGCACTGAAGGAGGAGAGTGATACCTTTATGGTGACTGCTGCTGAGGAAAGAGACCACAGTGAACCACCACCAGATAGGGAGCAGCTCCTCTCTCACAGCTCTCCTGAAATTGAGAGCAGAGATCTGGAAGAGACCATGTACAAAGACTCAGAATCAACTGGAATTGCAGCGCAAATGCCAAATGAGAAACCATATGTTTGTGAAATATGTGGGAAAAGGTTTCGTCAAAATAATCATTTGTCTGTCCACATAAGAACTCACACAGGGGAGAAGCCACATCCCTGTGAAACATGCgggaagagtttcagtcagctTAGTAATTTATATCGCCACAGGAGAACTCACACAGGGGAGAAGACGTATTTTTGTCGaacatgtgggaaaagtttcagtcgaCACGACAGTTTGTCAGTCCACATCAGAACTCACACGGGTGAGAAGCCGTATTCCTGTGAAATTTGTAGGAAGAGCTTCAGTACAAATTCTAATTTTTCTATCCACATGAGAATTCACAGAGGTGAGAAGCTGTATTTATGCCAGAtgtgtgggaaaagtttcagtcacagCTCTAATCTGTTGGTGCACATGAGAACTCACAGAGATGAGAAGATGAAGTCAAGTAACACAAGTGGGGGAAAAATCATGTGA
- the LOC115795242 gene encoding zinc finger protein 32-like isoform X2, with the protein MLHSGAVWSFGTISQSKRDHMGSPFTDPPQQHVSKEGEVLTEQQLWNQERSSSLDQEETEPPQIKEEEEELSSNQEGELLALKEESDTFMVTAAEERDHSEPPPDREQLLSHSSPEIESRDLEETMYKDSESTGIAAQMPNEKPYVCEICGKRFRQNNHLSVHIRTHTGEKPHPCETCGKSFSQLSNLYRHRRTHTGEKTYFCRTCGKSFSRHDSLSVHIRTHTGEKPYSCEICRKSFSTNSNFSIHMRIHRGEKLYLCQMCGKSFSHSSNLLVHMRTHRDEKMKSSNTSGGKIM; encoded by the exons ATGCTGCACTCtggtgctgtgtggagttttggaACCATTTCACAGTCAAAACGGGATCACATGGGAtcacctttcacag ACCCCCCACAGCAGCATGTCAGTAAGGAGGGGGAGGTTCtcactgagcagcagctctggaaCCAGGAGAGGAGCTCCAGTCTGGACCAGGAGGAAACAGAAcctccacagattaaagaggaagaggaggagctgtCTAGTAATCAGGAGGGAGAGCTGCTTGCACTGAAGGAGGAGAGTGATACCTTTATGGTGACTGCTGCTGAGGAAAGAGACCACAGTGAACCACCACCAGATAGGGAGCAGCTCCTCTCTCACAGCTCTCCTGAAATTGAGAGCAGAGATCTGGAAGAGACCATGTACAAAGACTCAGAATCAACTGGAATTGCAGCGCAAATGCCAAATGAGAAACCATATGTTTGTGAAATATGTGGGAAAAGGTTTCGTCAAAATAATCATTTGTCTGTCCACATAAGAACTCACACAGGGGAGAAGCCACATCCCTGTGAAACATGCgggaagagtttcagtcagctTAGTAATTTATATCGCCACAGGAGAACTCACACAGGGGAGAAGACGTATTTTTGTCGaacatgtgggaaaagtttcagtcgaCACGACAGTTTGTCAGTCCACATCAGAACTCACACGGGTGAGAAGCCGTATTCCTGTGAAATTTGTAGGAAGAGCTTCAGTACAAATTCTAATTTTTCTATCCACATGAGAATTCACAGAGGTGAGAAGCTGTATTTATGCCAGAtgtgtgggaaaagtttcagtcacagCTCTAATCTGTTGGTGCACATGAGAACTCACAGAGATGAGAAGATGAAGTCAAGTAACACAAGTGGGGGAAAAATCATGTGA